The following proteins come from a genomic window of Lentimicrobiaceae bacterium:
- a CDS encoding PqqD family protein produces the protein MKIRKNIAISENGFIFNPLTGDSFSVNETGVFILQKLKDGESEEKILRDLMDEYELDNYIAEKDMNDFLSMLKSYQLITNE, from the coding sequence ATGAAAATAAGAAAAAACATTGCTATAAGCGAAAACGGTTTTATTTTTAATCCGTTGACCGGCGATAGTTTCAGCGTAAATGAAACCGGAGTTTTCATTCTTCAAAAACTGAAAGACGGCGAAAGTGAAGAAAAAATTCTCCGCGATTTGATGGATGAATACGAGTTAGACAATTATATCGCCGAAAAAGATATGAATGATTTTTTATCAATGCTAAAAAGTTATCAATTGATTACCAATGAAT